Proteins from a genomic interval of Planifilum fimeticola:
- a CDS encoding SDR family oxidoreductase — protein sequence MEGSVAWVTGGIRGLGAQVVKVLAESGFHVAVNYRSSRKAAERLAGEVRALGREILVLQGDVGRLEDVRRMAKEIRERWDRVDVLVCTAGPFLFRRIPAVELTDRQWREMIDGNLSGVFYCVREVIPLMRRRRFGRIITFGFPEAEHAPPWAGFSAYAAAKAGLVSFTRTLAEEEAPHGITVNMISPGDIRDPYKEAPIGAARGKRDDRNPVGRPGTGGDIARVVRFLVDPDADFITGAVIPVTGGFDNRNFRLPGGD from the coding sequence GTGGAAGGATCCGTCGCCTGGGTGACAGGGGGCATTCGCGGTTTGGGTGCCCAAGTGGTAAAGGTGTTGGCCGAGTCGGGATTTCACGTCGCCGTCAATTACCGCAGCAGCCGGAAGGCGGCGGAGCGACTGGCCGGCGAAGTTCGCGCGTTGGGAAGAGAGATCCTCGTTCTTCAGGGGGATGTCGGTCGCCTGGAGGATGTCAGAAGGATGGCAAAGGAGATCCGGGAGAGATGGGACCGGGTGGATGTGCTCGTATGCACGGCGGGGCCCTTTTTGTTCCGGCGGATTCCGGCGGTGGAACTGACGGATCGGCAGTGGCGGGAGATGATCGACGGCAACTTGTCAGGTGTTTTCTACTGCGTTCGGGAAGTGATCCCCTTGATGCGACGCCGCCGATTCGGTCGAATTATCACCTTCGGATTTCCCGAGGCGGAGCACGCTCCCCCGTGGGCCGGCTTTTCCGCCTATGCGGCTGCCAAAGCGGGGTTGGTCTCCTTCACCCGCACCTTGGCGGAGGAAGAGGCGCCGCACGGGATCACCGTCAACATGATCAGCCCCGGGGACATTCGGGACCCCTACAAGGAAGCCCCCATCGGAGCCGCCCGCGGGAAAAGGGATGACCGCAACCCTGTCGGCAGGCCGGGAACCGGCGGGGATATCGCCAGGGTGGTCCGCTTCCTGGTGGATCCCGATGCCGATTTCATTACCGGGGCGGTCATTCCCGTCACCGGCGGTTTCGACAACCGCAACTTCCGGCTGCCGGGAGGAGATTGA